A segment of the Methanomassiliicoccaceae archaeon DOK genome:
ACATCCTGGCCGAGTCCGGTTTCTCCAGGATCCCCGTTTACAGGGGCACGATCGACGACATCGTCGGGGTGGTCTACTCCAAGGACTACTTCACCAGGGCCCACAAGGGCCTCCCGTGCGACATCGCCTCGATCATGAAGCCCGTCAAGTACGTGCCTGAGAGCATGACGGCGTCCGACCTGCTCAGCGACTTCCAGAAGACCAAGGTCCACATGGCCGTGGTCCTGGACTCCTACGGCGGCACCATCGGCATCATCACCATGGAGGACGTCCTCGAGGCGCTCGTCGGCGAGATATGGGACGAGAGTGACGAGGTCTCGGAGGACATCGTCACCAACGTGGACGGCTCCCTGACGGTCAAGGGGTCCACCGACGTGTACGACATCATGGACGCCATCGGCAGGGACTTCGACCTCCAGGGCTACGAGGAGCACACCGTCAACGGGCTCCTGATGCACATCCTGGGCCGCACCCCCGTCGGAGGCGACGAGGTCAACACCGACGACGTCTCCATCAGGGTCGTCAGCATGGACGGCCGCAGGGCGAAGGAGTGCAGGGTCATAGACCACCGCGCCCCTCCCGCCTGACGGCACCCCCGGCCGAAGGGCCGGGCCCCAAACACCCTTCCACCACTTACATCCCTTCATATCGCGGCCGTCTGGGTCAATTCTTTTATGGTGTACGGAGTTCCACCGTCAGAGGTTTCGACATGAGAGGGACCAAGGCACTGCTGAGCATGCTTGAGAAGAAGGGCGTCGACACCGTCTTCGGATATCCCGGGGGCAGCGTCATATCCGTCTACGACGAGCTTGTGGACTCGTCCATCAGGCACGTGCTAGTAAGGCACGAGCAGTGCGCCGCCCACATGGCCGACGGGTACGCCCGCGCCAAGAACCAGCCGGGCGTCTGCATCGCCACCAGCGGACCGGGCGCCACCAACCTCGTCACCGGGATCGCCACCGCGTACGCGGACTCGTCCCCGATCATCGCCCTCACGGGGCAGGTCGCCGCCGGGTCTCTGGGACAGGGCGCGTTCCAGGAGGTCGACGCGTACAGCCTGCTCATGCCGATCACCAAGCACAGCTACAGGGTCCTGGACGTCAACAGGCTCCCCCATGCGGTGAGCGAGGCCTGGGAGATATGCCAGATGGGAAGGAAGGGGCCGGTCCACATCGACCTGCCCATCGACCAGATGAACGCGGACATAGACGAGTCGCTCCTCGACGGGAGGTTCGGCGTCAAGCCGCTGACGGAGGACCTGTCCGGACTGCACGAGGCCGTCCAGTGGATCCGCGAGTCCCAGCGCCCCCTGATCCTCGTGGGCGGAGGCGCGATCGACGCCTCCGAGGAGGTCATGGAGCTCGCCCGCATCATGAGAGCGCCGGTCGTCAGCACCCTCATGGGAATGGGCGTCGTCCCGTCGTCCTACGATCTCAACATGGGGCCGCTGGGCCTCCACGGCAGGCTGTCCGCGCTGGAGATGTCCACCGAGGCCGACCTCATCATATCCGTGGGCAGCAGGTTCTCCGACAGGACGTACAGCCCCCACGACCGCATGAGGGACCCGCTGGGAAGGGTCATCCACATCGACATCGACGCCACGGAGTTCAGCAAGCACAGGCATCAGTGCGTCAACCTGCAGGCGGATGCCAGGAAGGCGCTGAGGTCACTCATATGCGCCATGGGTTCGACGCCTGTCCAGCGGCCGGGATGGACGGAGCGCGCCCTGCAGGTCAAGGCGAGCCACGTCCGCGACGACGACAGGGACTGCGTCCCCATAGCCCCCCAGAGGGTCATGCGCGAGATCAACAGGCTGATCGACGACGATGTGATCATCACCACCGACGTGGGCCAGAACCAGATGTGGGCCATGCACTACCTGGACATCGAGCACCCCAGACAGTTCCTCACCTCCGGGACGTTCGGGACCATGGGGTTCGGACTGCCGGCGGCGATAGGCGCCAAGGCTGCCCTGCCGGAGAAGAAGGTCATGACGGTCACCGGCGACGGAGGGCTCCAGATGGTCATCCAGGAGCTCGCCACCTCGGTCGCGGAGGACCTGCCCGTCACGGTCGTCCTCCTGAACAACGGCTGCCTGGGCATGATAAAGCAGATGCAGAAGTACTACTGGAACGGCCGCTACTCCGCCATGGAGCTCGGGGACGACCCGGACTTCGTCACGGTCGCGAAGGGATTCAGGTGCAACGGCATCCGCGTGGAGAGGCCGGAGGAGATCGGCGACGCGCTGAAACAGGCGATGGAGTCCGACGTCACCACGATCGTCGAGATCATGGTGGATCCAGAGGCGGACATCCTCCCCATGCTGCCCATGAATCCGAACATACCCATCATCAAGGGCGACTGCCGGTTCTGATGCGAGGGGGCACACCCCCTCGCGATTCGTTTAATTAAAATGGCGGGATACGAGCCTCGAAGGCATGCACATGAAAGGCACGAAGGCACTGGTAACAATGCTCGAGAGGAAGGGCGTCGACACGCTCTTCGGATACCCCGGCGGAAGCGTCATCCCCATCTACGATGAGCTATACGACGCGAACCTGAGGCACATCCTCGTAAGGCACGAGCAGTGCGCCGCGCACATGGCGGACGGATACGCCAGGGCCTCCGGAAGACCCGGGGTGTGCCTGGCGACCAGCGGCCCCGGGGCCACCAACCTGGTCACCGGCGTCGCCACGGCATTCGCCGACTCCGTCCCGATGCTGGCGTTCACCGGCCAGGTGGGGACAGGCTCCCTCGGCCTGGGCGCCTTCCAGGAGGTCGACGCGTACAGCGTCATGATGCCCATCACCAAGCACAACTTCAGGGTCCTGGACGTGAACAGGCTCCCCCATGCGGTGAGCGAGGCCTGGGAGATATGCCAGACCGGACGCCCCGGCCCGGTCCACATCGACCTGCCCGTGGACCAGATGAACTCCCAGGTGGATGAGTCCGTCCTCGACGAGGAGTACGGCATCAAGCCCCTGTGCGAGGACCTCTCCGGATTCGAGGAGGCAGTCCAGTGGATCAGGGCCGCGAACCGCCCGATAATCCTTGTCGGTGGCGGCGCCGTGAACGCGTACAGGGAGGTCATGGAGCTCTCGGAACTCCTACAGGCTCCGGTGGACACGACCCTCATGAGCATGGGCGTGGTCCCGTCCACGTACGACCTCTGCATGGGCCCGCTGGGGATGCACGGCAGGATGTCGGCCCTCCACGCCATGAACGAGGCCGACCTGATCATATCCGTGGGCAGCAGGTTCTCCGACAGGACGTACAGCCAGAAGAGCCGCATGAGGAGCCCGGACGGCAGGGTCGTCCACATAGACCTGGACGCCACGGAGTTCGGCAAGCACAGGCACCCCGCGGTGAACCTCCAGTGCGACTCCGCCAAGGCGGTGCGCATGCTCATCGAGGCGCTGAGGCCCTCGTACACCCCCAGCATGGACTGGGCGGACAGGGCCAGACTGTTCAAGAAGCACTGTGCCTGTGACCCGGACTTCGGGTGCACGCCCATCGTCCCCCAGAAGGTCATGCACGAGATCAACAGGTTCATCGGAGACGACACCATCGTCACCACCGACGTGGGCCAGAACCAGATGTGGGCCATGCACTTCCTCGACATCGAGAAGCCGCGCAGGTTCCTTTCCTCGGGCACGTTCGGAACCATGGGCTACGGACTGCCGGCGGCGATCGGGGCCAAGGCCGCGAAGCCGGACATGGACGTCATGGCGATCACGGGCGACGGCGGACTGCAGATGGTCATGCAGGAGCTGGCGACATCCCTCGCCGAGGACCTGCCCGTCACCGTGGTGCTCCTGAACAACGGGACCCTGGGCATGGTCAGGCAGTGGCAGAAGCTGTTCTGGAACGAGCGCTACTCCGCCACCACCCTGAGGTGCGACCCGGACTTCGTGAAGCTGGCCGAATCCTTCGGCGCCAAGGGCATCAGGGTCGAGAGGCCCGGCGAGATCGCCGACGCGCTGAAGGAGGCCCGCGACTGCGGAAGGACCTGCATCGTCGACATCACCGTGGACCCGGACGAGCACGTGCTCCCCATGATACCCGCCGACCCCAAGGAGGACATCGTCATGGGCCGTTGCGGGTTCAGGATCTGAGCACGGGGGCGGACCACGCCCCCGCAAACAATCTTTCATCACCATTATATCGTTCCCCGATGTTCGCCGACGCATGGACCTCGAACAGAGCGTGCTGGAAAGGATAGTACCCTCCCCCGACGTCGTCGCCTCCATCCAGGAGCGCGCGGACCGCCTGAAGAGCATCGTGGAGGAGTACATCGCATCCCACGGCATCGAGGTCGAGGCCAGGTTCGCCGGGTCCTTCTCCAAGGGGACGTTCCTGTCCGATCCGGACCTGGACCTGTTCCTGATGTTCCCGGACACGGTGTCCGAGCAGGAGATGAGGCTCATCGGCCTGCAGGCCGGGGAGGACATACTCCACGGGACCCGCATGTTCTCCGACCATCCGTACACCAGGGGGAACTTCGAGGGGCTGGACGTGGACATGGTGCCGTGCTTCAGGATCGACAGCACGGCCCACCTCAAGAGCGCGGTCGACCGCACGCCGTTCCACACGGAGTTCATCAACTCGCACCTGGACGACGGCGGCAGGGACCAGGTCCGTCTGCTGAAGAAATTCATGAAGGGGATAGGGACCTATGGCGCGGAACAGGACTCCAGGGGGTTCTCGGGATACCTGTGCGAGCTCCTCGTCGTGAGGTTCGGATCGTTCCGCGGCGTGCTGGAGGCGGCATCCCACTGGAGGGACGGGACCGTCATCTCCGTCAAGGGCAGCGGACCTGAGATCGTGGCGCCGCTGGTCGTCTACGACCCCGTGGACCCGAAGAGGAACGTGGCATCCGCGGTACACCTGGACACCCTGTCCCTGCTCATCGTGGCCGCCAGGGCGTACCTCTCCGAGCCGAGATTGGAGTTCTTCTTCCCCAACCGCAGAGCTCCCATGACCGCCGGAGCGCTTCGCGACACCGTCGCCGGACACGGCAGCAGACTCGTCTCCGCGACGTTCGACAGGCCCGACGCCATAGAGGACAACCTCCACTCCCAGCTCTGGAAGACGCAGACCGCCTTCGCGAAGAAGCTTGACGACTTCGGCTTCGGGGTGATCCGCGCGGTGCACAGGATGGACGGGGACGGGATGACAGTGGTGTTCGAGATCGAGCGCGACGTCCTTCCGAAGACGTTCAGGCACGAGGGTCCGCCCGCATGGGTGAACTCCGACTCGTTCATGGCCAAGTGGAGGGGCAGTCCCTTCGGCGACCCGTTCATAGAGGACGGAAGGTGGAGGGTCGTGTCAGAGCGCCAGTACACCGTCGCCGCCGACATGCTCAGGAACGAGGCGCCGATGGCCGGGATAGGGAAGGAACTGGACCTCGGCACAATGCATGTGATGGATCACGAGGGGACCCTCTCGGGGATCGACCCGCTGCTCCTGACGGAGCTGCTGGACCCCAAGATGCCCTGGGAGGTCTGAGGTCCTTCCGAACCCATCAAAAAGAACTTTAACTCCCGGAGGATACGCCTCCTCCAGTGGGCCTGTGGGTTAGCTTGGTATACTTGCGGCTTTGGGAGCCGTTGACCCCGGTTCAAATCCGGGCTGGCCCACCATCTACTTTATCCGATGTGTTTTTGGATTCCTGCGGATGGATGTACGTTCCGATGCTTCGAATCCAGACCGACTACACAGTACCCTTCCATCGGTCAGGAGCATTCGGGATGGAACAACACTCTGCATCATGTTCCAAGACTCTTTGCATGTTTTTCGGACCCATACGGAAAGTGCCAGACATCCGATGCGATGCCTGGATGTTCGGCCATCTCCCCCTGCAACGCTCTTAAAATCGACCTGGAATCGGTCCAATATGAGCGCATCCGAAACCGAGATAATGGACACCATCGAGAGATCCGTGGCGGAACTGGACCTGGCCCTCGGGAGGAGGGTGTCGGCGACCGTGATCTCAGGTCGCACCATCCCGCCCCGGCGCGGGGTCAGGACACAGGAGAGCCCCCAGTTCCTCACCTCCAGAGCGCTCGTGGTCCCGATGGCCCGCACTCTTGGATATAGCGACATTACCCTGTCATACGGGATGCTCGAGCGCGCCCCCGGACTGGTCATCTCGATAACCGCGGCAAACCATCCTCTCAGAGAGGCCTCCGAGAACCTCGTCAGGACAATGAAGTCCGAGGGAGCGGCCCTCGGCATGGCCACGGACGGGATCAGATGGATCATGGCCGAGAGGTACGGCAGATGGCCCAAGGTCGTGTGCATGTCCGACCTCAGGCCGTACTACCTGGAGGCCCTGGACCGTGACAGGTTCAGGACCGCCGTCCAGGAGGACAGGCGCAACCTTCGCCTGTTCTCCAGCCTCTTCTCCAAGAGGACTCAGGACGAGGGCTGTCCGCAGGGCGGGTCGTCCGGGGACCCGACGGCGATGTCAGCCACCACCGAGGAGTAAAGACGGAACCCTCCCGCGAGATGGCTGCACTCGTATCCGCTCTGGGACAGCATCCTCGCCGCGATGTAGCTGCGGAGGGCGCTGTGACATATCAGGCGGATGCTCCTGTCCCTGGGGATCTCCGCCATCCTCTCCCTCATCTCGTCCACCGGTATGTTCACGGAGCCCTCTATGTGCCCACGGGCGAACTCCTCGGGGGTGCGGACGTCCACGAACAGGTTGGACGGGTCCTCCCTAAGCGAGGAGACGTCGTCCCAGAAGAACTGCCTGACCCTGCCTGACACCACGTTGTCTATCACGAATCCCGCCATGTTCACGGGATCCTTCGCGGACGAGTACGGGGGAGCGTATGCCAGATCGAGCTCCTCCAGGAGCCTGTAGTCCCCTCCCGCGCGTATCGCGGTGGCGATGACGTCGATCCTCTTGTCGGTCCCCTCGTAGCCGACGATCTGCGCTCCCAGGATCCTCCCGGTGCCCCTCTCGAACAGCGTCTTCACGGACATGTTCCGGGCTCCTGGATAGTAGGTAGCATGGGATGCTGAGTAGGTGTAGACCTTGTCGTAGTCGATGCCTGCGGCCTTCGCGGTCTTCTCGTTGAGTCCCGTAGTGGCGACGGTCATGTCGAACACCTTAATCACCGACGAACCCTGGGAACCCCTGTACTCGCTGGGAATCCCGCAGATGTTGTCCGCCGCTATCCTGCCCTGCCTGTTCGCGGGCCCGGCGAGCGAGATGACAGCGTCCGTCCCGGAGACGAACTCCCTGACCTGCACCGCATCTCCGACGGCGTAGATGCTCGGGTCGGAGGTGCGCATGTGCGTGTCCGTGACGACAGCCCCCTTGATACCTGTCTCCAGGCCGGCGTCTGACGCCAGATGGGACTCCGGCACCACGCCCAGGGCGACCACGGCCATGTCCGCGTCCAGCGTGCGCCCGCTCCTCAGGTTCACCCTCAGGGGGCCGTCGGTGACGAACCCTGTGACCGCCTCGGACAGCAGGAGCCTGATCCCGTTGGCCCTGAGGCAGTGGTGCACGTCGGCGGCCATGTCCCTGTCCAGTGGCGGCAGGACGTGGTCGGGGCGCTGGACGAGCGTGACCTCCACGCCCATCCCGGCGAGGTTCTCGGCGACCTCCAGACCTATGTATCCTCCTCCGGCCACCACCGCGCTGCGCGGTCTGTTGGCGATGACGAAGTCGCGCATGGCCAGCGTGTCCTCCACCGTGCGCATGGTCATCACCCTCGGATCGTCCGTCCCCGACATATCCGGCATCAGGGGCTTCGCACCGGGAGACAGGATCAGGACATCGTACGGCTCATCGTACTCGGAGCCGTCGTCCAGCCTCCTGACCCTGACCGTCTTGGAATCCCTGTCGATAGACAGGGCCTCGTTGCGGACCCTGACGTCGATGCCGAAGCGCCTCCGGAACGACTCCGGGGTCTGCAGGGTCAGCTTGCCCCTCTCGGTGATCACCCCTCCGACGTAGTACGGGAGTCCGCAGTTGGCGTAAGACACGTACCCTGTGCGCTCCAGGATCACGATCTCCGCATCCTCGTCCAGCCTCCTGAGCCTCGCGGCCGCGGATGCCCCGCCGGCCACCCCACCGATGATCAGAACCTTCATGTGAATCGGAGAAGTAAACGCCGATAAGATATTTTAACACTGTGAATTGTCTGTTTCCGACCACAGTCTGGCACATCTGACCGCACGGTTCCAGCCGTTGATGTGCTCCTGCCGCTCTGCCTCGTCCATCTGCGGCACGAACCTCCTGTCCAGGGACCAGTTATCCCTGAGATCGTCCTCGCCGTCCCAGAAGCCGACCGTCAGCCCGGCCATGTACGCAGCGCCGAGCGCGGTGGACTCTATGCAACGGGGGCGCTCTACCTCCATGCCTGTGATGTCCGCGAGGAACTGGCACAGGAAGTTGTTCGCGCTCGCACCGCCGTCGACCTTCACTGAGTGGATACGGGTCCCGGAATCGGCCTCCATCGCCCTTATGACGTCGTTGGCCTGGAAGGCTATCGACTCCAGCGATGCACGGGCGATGTGGCAGCGGTTGGTGCCCCTGGTCAGACCCATGATGATCCCCCTGGCGTTCTGGTCCCAGTGCGGCGCACCGAGGCCGACGAACGCAGGGACCACGTAGCATCCGCAGGTGTCCTCGACGCTCTCGGCCATCCTCTCGGTCTCGGCGGACTCCTCGACGATCTGGAGCTCGTCCCTCAGCCATTGCACTGCCGCACCCGCGATGTATATGGATCCTTCTAGCGCGTACTCCGTGGCTCCCCCTGTGTTCCAGGCGACGGTCGTCAGGAGGCCCCTGCTCGTGATCCTGGGATCCCCGCCGATGTTCATCAGCAGGAACCCGCCTGTGCCGAAGGTTATCTTCACATCGCCGCGGTCGAAGCAGGTCTGACCGAAAAGAGCCGCCTGCTGGTCCCCGAGGGCCGAGGCTATCGGCACCGACACCCCGATGACGGAGGGATCGGTGATGCCGAACACATGTCCCGGCGGGCACGACGTCGGCAGCATGGCCTCCGGGATCCCGAGGATCTCCAGGAGTTCGAAGTCCCATGCGAGGTCGGTTATGTTGAACATCATCGTGCGGGCCGCGTTGGAATAGTCGGTCGCATGGACCTTTCCCCCGGTGAGGCACCACATCAGCCACGACTCCACGGTCCCGAAGAGGACGTCGCCACTCTCCGCCCCGTCCCGGGCGCCTGGCACGTTCTCGAGGATCCATCTCAACTTGGTCCCGGAGAAGTAGGCATCCACCTGGAGTCCCGTCTTGGACAGGACGGTCTCCCCGAGACCGCGGTCCCTGAGCTCCTGGCAGAAGGCGTGGGTCCTGCGGTCCTGCCATACGATCGCGTTGCACAGAGGCTCCCCCGTGCGCGCATCCCAGACGACGGTGGTCTCCCTCTGGTTGGTTATGCCCATGGCGACGCACTCGCCGGGATCTATGCCCGGCCTAGACAGGCAGTCGCGTATGACGCCCACGCAGGAATCCCTGATCTCGGCCGGGTCGTGCTCCACCATCCCCAGACCCGGGTAGATCTGCCTCAGAGCCCTCTGGGACACCGCGAGGACCTCTCCCCGACGGCCGAACAGCATGCAGCGGACGCTCGTTGTCCCGGCGTCCAGGGCGAGGACGAATCCGGTCATGCGATCATCCGCGGTAGATGTCGTCCAGGCTGAGAAGGAGGACGTTCACGCTCCCCTTGGCGTAGTCGGTCAGGTCGCTGTCGAAACCCGCCCCGGAGAACATGACGAACATCTTGTTCGACCCCTCGATCTTCCTGGAGCGGTCCATCAGCTCGTCCAGGTCCTTCCTGGAGAAGGGCGCTCCGTGGAGCCTGCACCTGGCGGTCATGATCCTCCTGACGTCGTTCGCGTTGACGGACGCCACGAAGTCGATTATGGAGTCGCTGGTGTCGTCCTTCTTGCGGAGCTTCCCTATGAAGGAGTACTCGTACGTGTGGGTCACGTAGTCCATGCACACGGACTTGAACCCGCGCTCCACGTAGGCGTCGATGTCGTCCCTGGCAAGCTCGAACGAGTCCGTGGGGGACTCGAACTCCACATGATGGGTGTACCTGTAGACGACCTCGTAGAAGAAGCGTATGATGTTGCTGCCGATCGTGTACACCGCCCTGCGGGACATCCCGGAAGACACCTCCTTCTGGACGAGCCCCTTGTGCTCCATGTCCTCCAGCATCTTCGAGCAGTACGACGCGCTTATGTCGGCCCTGTCGGCGATGTCCCTCACGTTCTGAGCTCCCGACGCCATGGCAGACAGCACCTTGACGCAGGCGGAGCTGACCTCCGTCTCCGCGGCCACGAGACCCTCCGCCTCCAGCGAGTAGACGGACATGTGGTCGAAGAACTGGTCGCGGATCACCTCCTCTGGCTTCCCCACGAACAGCCTCTGGTACGCGGGCGTCCCCCCGACGATGCTGTACGCGGTCAGATGCTCCAGCGGCGTGTAGTCGGGATGGAAGCCCTTGCACTCCAGATACGTCATGGGCTTCAGGTCCAGGGTGTAGTAGAACCTGCCGAAGATGGAGCTGTCGTTGTCGCAGACCATGAGCATCATCTTGGTTCCCGGCAACTCGCGGTTCATGAAGGTGCGGAGGTACGAGTTGAACTCCGGGAAGTTGTAGACCAGGTCGCTGTAGCGGTCGATGATGACCACGACCCTCCTCTTCCCGCAGAGGCTCTTCAGAGCCGGGAAGAGGTCCATGATGTCCTCGAAGTGGACGTCCCTGCCTGCGAACCTCGAGATGTTGCGGCACATCTCCTCGATGTTGTCCGACTTCAGGCCCGGCACGCCGGTCAAATACACGTGCGGTTTGTCCGCGCAGAACGCGCGCAACAGCGTGGTCTTCCCCAGATGGCGGCGACCGCATATGGCGCACGCTACAGGCACCTTCTCATACACACCCTCCAGGTACTTCAGCTCCTCAGAGCGACCCACGCATCCATCCATAGTCCCGTATTCCATTGGAACATAATTAAAGAACACGTTTTGGACCTCGGACCTTCACCCGGAGACAGGGCTGGCATGCCTCTCGGACATCGGGTCGGAATCCTTCGGATACGAACGAAACTTCGTCGATGTCTGAATGATATCTGAAGTTTCATTTATATACCACGACCTTCGGGAAATCAGGTGTCGGCTCATGAATGATATCCTGT
Coding sequences within it:
- the cca gene encoding CCA tRNA nucleotidyltransferase: MDLEQSVLERIVPSPDVVASIQERADRLKSIVEEYIASHGIEVEARFAGSFSKGTFLSDPDLDLFLMFPDTVSEQEMRLIGLQAGEDILHGTRMFSDHPYTRGNFEGLDVDMVPCFRIDSTAHLKSAVDRTPFHTEFINSHLDDGGRDQVRLLKKFMKGIGTYGAEQDSRGFSGYLCELLVVRFGSFRGVLEAASHWRDGTVISVKGSGPEIVAPLVVYDPVDPKRNVASAVHLDTLSLLIVAARAYLSEPRLEFFFPNRRAPMTAGALRDTVAGHGSRLVSATFDRPDAIEDNLHSQLWKTQTAFAKKLDDFGFGVIRAVHRMDGDGMTVVFEIERDVLPKTFRHEGPPAWVNSDSFMAKWRGSPFGDPFIEDGRWRVVSERQYTVAADMLRNEAPMAGIGKELDLGTMHVMDHEGTLSGIDPLLLTELLDPKMPWEV
- the ilvB gene encoding biosynthetic-type acetolactate synthase large subunit, which codes for MKGTKALVTMLERKGVDTLFGYPGGSVIPIYDELYDANLRHILVRHEQCAAHMADGYARASGRPGVCLATSGPGATNLVTGVATAFADSVPMLAFTGQVGTGSLGLGAFQEVDAYSVMMPITKHNFRVLDVNRLPHAVSEAWEICQTGRPGPVHIDLPVDQMNSQVDESVLDEEYGIKPLCEDLSGFEEAVQWIRAANRPIILVGGGAVNAYREVMELSELLQAPVDTTLMSMGVVPSTYDLCMGPLGMHGRMSALHAMNEADLIISVGSRFSDRTYSQKSRMRSPDGRVVHIDLDATEFGKHRHPAVNLQCDSAKAVRMLIEALRPSYTPSMDWADRARLFKKHCACDPDFGCTPIVPQKVMHEINRFIGDDTIVTTDVGQNQMWAMHFLDIEKPRRFLSSGTFGTMGYGLPAAIGAKAAKPDMDVMAITGDGGLQMVMQELATSLAEDLPVTVVLLNNGTLGMVRQWQKLFWNERYSATTLRCDPDFVKLAESFGAKGIRVERPGEIADALKEARDCGRTCIVDITVDPDEHVLPMIPADPKEDIVMGRCGFRI
- the ilvB gene encoding biosynthetic-type acetolactate synthase large subunit, yielding MRGTKALLSMLEKKGVDTVFGYPGGSVISVYDELVDSSIRHVLVRHEQCAAHMADGYARAKNQPGVCIATSGPGATNLVTGIATAYADSSPIIALTGQVAAGSLGQGAFQEVDAYSLLMPITKHSYRVLDVNRLPHAVSEAWEICQMGRKGPVHIDLPIDQMNADIDESLLDGRFGVKPLTEDLSGLHEAVQWIRESQRPLILVGGGAIDASEEVMELARIMRAPVVSTLMGMGVVPSSYDLNMGPLGLHGRLSALEMSTEADLIISVGSRFSDRTYSPHDRMRDPLGRVIHIDIDATEFSKHRHQCVNLQADARKALRSLICAMGSTPVQRPGWTERALQVKASHVRDDDRDCVPIAPQRVMREINRLIDDDVIITTDVGQNQMWAMHYLDIEHPRQFLTSGTFGTMGFGLPAAIGAKAALPEKKVMTVTGDGGLQMVIQELATSVAEDLPVTVVLLNNGCLGMIKQMQKYYWNGRYSAMELGDDPDFVTVAKGFRCNGIRVERPEEIGDALKQAMESDVTTIVEIMVDPEADILPMLPMNPNIPIIKGDCRF
- the glpK gene encoding glycerol kinase GlpK, with protein sequence MTGFVLALDAGTTSVRCMLFGRRGEVLAVSQRALRQIYPGLGMVEHDPAEIRDSCVGVIRDCLSRPGIDPGECVAMGITNQRETTVVWDARTGEPLCNAIVWQDRRTHAFCQELRDRGLGETVLSKTGLQVDAYFSGTKLRWILENVPGARDGAESGDVLFGTVESWLMWCLTGGKVHATDYSNAARTMMFNITDLAWDFELLEILGIPEAMLPTSCPPGHVFGITDPSVIGVSVPIASALGDQQAALFGQTCFDRGDVKITFGTGGFLLMNIGGDPRITSRGLLTTVAWNTGGATEYALEGSIYIAGAAVQWLRDELQIVEESAETERMAESVEDTCGCYVVPAFVGLGAPHWDQNARGIIMGLTRGTNRCHIARASLESIAFQANDVIRAMEADSGTRIHSVKVDGGASANNFLCQFLADITGMEVERPRCIESTALGAAYMAGLTVGFWDGEDDLRDNWSLDRRFVPQMDEAERQEHINGWNRAVRCARLWSETDNSQC
- a CDS encoding FAD-dependent oxidoreductase, which encodes MKVLIIGGVAGGASAAARLRRLDEDAEIVILERTGYVSYANCGLPYYVGGVITERGKLTLQTPESFRRRFGIDVRVRNEALSIDRDSKTVRVRRLDDGSEYDEPYDVLILSPGAKPLMPDMSGTDDPRVMTMRTVEDTLAMRDFVIANRPRSAVVAGGGYIGLEVAENLAGMGVEVTLVQRPDHVLPPLDRDMAADVHHCLRANGIRLLLSEAVTGFVTDGPLRVNLRSGRTLDADMAVVALGVVPESHLASDAGLETGIKGAVVTDTHMRTSDPSIYAVGDAVQVREFVSGTDAVISLAGPANRQGRIAADNICGIPSEYRGSQGSSVIKVFDMTVATTGLNEKTAKAAGIDYDKVYTYSASHATYYPGARNMSVKTLFERGTGRILGAQIVGYEGTDKRIDVIATAIRAGGDYRLLEELDLAYAPPYSSAKDPVNMAGFVIDNVVSGRVRQFFWDDVSSLREDPSNLFVDVRTPEEFARGHIEGSVNIPVDEMRERMAEIPRDRSIRLICHSALRSYIAARMLSQSGYECSHLAGGFRLYSSVVADIAVGSPDDPPCGQPSS